Proteins encoded within one genomic window of Carassius carassius chromosome 22, fCarCar2.1, whole genome shotgun sequence:
- the LOC132099299 gene encoding pleiotrophin-A-like — protein sequence MQQQWVCLALLALLTITVTLADGGKTERQGKKERKSDCGEWQWSVCVAHEGDCGLGTREGTRTGTDCKQTIKTQRCKIPCNWKKQFGGECKYDFEAWGECDSTMGMKTRTGVLKRALMDADCQNTVSITKPCGKPKTKLQDSQKPKREGKKKERKPTD from the exons atGCAGCAGCAGTGGGTGTGTCTGGCTTTACTGGCCCTCCTGACTATCACAGTGACGCTGGCAGATGGTGGAAAAACAGAGAGACAAG GTAAGAAAGAGCGTAAATCGGACTGTGGCGAGTGGCAGTGGAGCGTGTGTGTGGCTCACGAGGGTGACTGCGGCCTGGGCACCAGAGAGGGCACACGCACCGGCACTGACTGTAAACAGACCATCAAAACCCAGCGCTGTAAAATCCCCTGCAACTGGAAAAAGCAGTTTGGAG GTGAGTGTAAGTATGATTTTGAAGCGTGGGGAGAGTGTGACTCGACCATGGGAATGAAGACGCGCACCGGTGTGCTAAAGCGAGCGCTGATGGACGCTGACTGCCAGAACACCGTCAGCATCACCAAACCTTGCGGCAAACCCAAGACAAAGCTACAAG ATTCACAGAAACCAAAACGTGAAGGAAAGAAGAAGGAGCGAAAGCCGACAGACTAG